In Quercus lobata isolate SW786 chromosome 12, ValleyOak3.0 Primary Assembly, whole genome shotgun sequence, a genomic segment contains:
- the LOC115971259 gene encoding protease Do-like 2, chloroplastic isoform X3 — MAVTVAICCFSALSSTVKSRYSLAAAAASQHRFSTSRTSIGSISSNHSHSHSRTSSNPKNGSRSHREKEAVPQKKTPRRSSDERPCSYADGNSGKGNVGRFQSSAFKSFGTQRKDNKEILFDMKEQQVQPGNLQEAAFLNAVVKVYCTHTAPDYSLPWQKQRQFTSTGSAFMIGDGKLLTNAHCVEHDTQVLARGVDCDIALLSVESKEFWEGAEPLNFGHLPRLQEAVTVVGYPLGGDTISVTKGVVSRIEVTSYAHGSSDLLGIQIDAAINPGNSGGPAFNDQGECIGVAFQVYRSEEAENIGYVIPTTVVSHFLNDYERHGKYTGFPCLGVLLQKLENPALRACLKVQSNEGVLVRRIEPTSDAHSVLKEGDVIVSFDDVRVGCEGTVPFRTNERIAFRYLISQKFAGDVAELGIIRAGNFMKVQVALNPRVHLVPYHIDGDQPSYLIIAGFVFTPLSEPLIDEECEDSIGLKLLAKAHYSLAKFKGEQIVVLSQVLANEVNIGYEDMSNQQVLKFNGTRIKNIRHLAHLVDSACKDKYLVFEFEDNYVAVLERETASAASSSILKGYGIPSERSSDLLEPYVDSLGDNQAIDQDFGDSPVSNLQIGIDALLWA; from the exons ATGGCCGTTACAGTTGCGATCTGCTGCTTCTCTGCGCTGAGCTCCACCGTTAAATCCCGTTACTCTCTTGCCGCCGCCGCCGCCTCCCAACACCGCTTCTCCACGTCGCGCACATCCATTGGCTCCATCTCTTCCAatcacagccacagccacagccgCACTTCTTCGAATCCCAAAAATGGCTCCCGCTCCCACAGAGAA AAAGAGGCTGTTCCCCAAAAGAAGACACCGAGAAGATCAAGTGATGAAAGGCCTTGTTCATATGCTGATGGAAATAGCGGTAAAGGGAATGTGGGACGTTTTCAATCATCAGCTTTTAAATCATTTGGCACGCAAAGAAAAGACAATAAGGAAATTCTGTTTGATATGAAGGAGCAGCAG GTTCAACCTGGGAATCTTCAAGAGGCAGCTTTTCTTAATGCTGTTGTGAAG GTTTACTGCACCCATACTGCCCCAGATTATTCCCTTCCTTGGCAAAAACAAAGACAGTTTACAAGTACTGGAAG TGCTTTTATGATCGGGGATGGGAAACTTCTGACAAATGCACATTGTGTTGAACATGATACACAG GTTTTAGCAAGGGGTGTTGATTGTGACATAGCTCTGCTTTCAGTAGAAAGTAAGGAATTTTGGGAAGGAGCAGAACCACTCAATTTTGGGCACTTGCCACGTCTTCAG GAAGCAGTAACTGTTGTAGGATATCCCCTTGGAGGAGACACCATATCAGTGACAAAGGGAGTAGTATCACGTATAGAG GTTACATCATATGCACATGGATCATCTGATTTGTTGGGAATTCAAATTGATGCGGCAATAAATCCTG GTAATAGTGGTGGTCCTGCATTCAATGATCAGGGGGAGTGCATTGGGGTGGCTTTTCAG GTTTACAGATCTGAAGAGGCTGAGAATATTGGATATGTAATTCCAACTACGGTTGTGTCTCATTTTCTGAATGACTATGAAAGGCATGGGAAATACACTG GTTTCCCTTGTCTTggcgtcttgttgcaaaagttGGAGAATCCAGCCCTACGTGCATGCTTAAAAGTACAATCTAATGAG GGTGTACTGGTACGGAGAATTGAACCTACTTCTGATGCACATAGTGTCTTAAAGGAG GGGGACGTGATTGTAAGCTTCGATGATGTTCGAGTAGGATGTGAAGGAACAGTGCCGTTCAGAACAAATGAGCGCATTGCATTTCGCTACCTCATTAGTCAAAA ATTTGCTGGTGATGTGGCAGAACTTGGCATTATTAGAGCAGGAAACTTCATGAAAGTGCAAGTGGCTTTGAATCCACGAGTTCATTTG GTTCCCTATCATATTGATGGAGATCAGCCTTCTTATCTAATAATTGCTGGTTTTGTGTTTACCCCACTCTCGGAACCCCTGATAGA TGAGGAGTGTGAAGACTCTATAGGG TTGAAACTGCTGGCAAAGGCACATTATTCCTTGGCAAAGTTCAAAGGGGAGCAGATTGTGGTCTTATCACAG GTCTTGGCAAATGAAGTGAACATTGGATATGAGGATATGAGCAATCAGCAA GTTTTGAAATTCAATGGAACTCGAATAAAAAACATCCGTCACCTAGCACATCTTGTTGATT CAGCATGCAAGGATAAATATctagtttttgaatttgaagaCAATTATGTTGCTGTTTTGGAAAGGGAAACAGCTAGTGCTGCTTCCTCTAGTATTCTCAAAGGTTATGGGATTCCGTCAGAAAGATCTTCCGATCTGTTGGAGCCATATGTGGATTCATTGGGAGACAACCAAGCAATAGATCAGGATTTTGGTGACAGCCCAGTTTCAAATTTGCAAATTGGCATCGATGCACTCCTCTGGGCATAG
- the LOC115971259 gene encoding protease Do-like 2, chloroplastic isoform X1, producing MAVTVAICCFSALSSTVKSRYSLAAAAASQHRFSTSRTSIGSISSNHSHSHSRTSSNPKNGSRSHREKEAVPQKKTPRRSSDERPCSYADGNSGKGNVGRFQSSAFKSFGTQRKDNKEILFDMKEQQVQPGNLQEAAFLNAVVKVYCTHTAPDYSLPWQKQRQFTSTGSAFMIGDGKLLTNAHCVEHDTQVKVKRRGDDTKYVAKVLARGVDCDIALLSVESKEFWEGAEPLNFGHLPRLQEAVTVVGYPLGGDTISVTKGVVSRIEVTSYAHGSSDLLGIQIDAAINPGNSGGPAFNDQGECIGVAFQVYRSEEAENIGYVIPTTVVSHFLNDYERHGKYTGFPCLGVLLQKLENPALRACLKVQSNEGVLVRRIEPTSDAHSVLKEGDVIVSFDDVRVGCEGTVPFRTNERIAFRYLISQKFAGDVAELGIIRAGNFMKVQVALNPRVHLVPYHIDGDQPSYLIIAGFVFTPLSEPLIDEECEDSIGLKLLAKAHYSLAKFKGEQIVVLSQVLANEVNIGYEDMSNQQVLKFNGTRIKNIRHLAHLVDSACKDKYLVFEFEDNYVAVLERETASAASSSILKGYGIPSERSSDLLEPYVDSLGDNQAIDQDFGDSPVSNLQIGIDALLWA from the exons ATGGCCGTTACAGTTGCGATCTGCTGCTTCTCTGCGCTGAGCTCCACCGTTAAATCCCGTTACTCTCTTGCCGCCGCCGCCGCCTCCCAACACCGCTTCTCCACGTCGCGCACATCCATTGGCTCCATCTCTTCCAatcacagccacagccacagccgCACTTCTTCGAATCCCAAAAATGGCTCCCGCTCCCACAGAGAA AAAGAGGCTGTTCCCCAAAAGAAGACACCGAGAAGATCAAGTGATGAAAGGCCTTGTTCATATGCTGATGGAAATAGCGGTAAAGGGAATGTGGGACGTTTTCAATCATCAGCTTTTAAATCATTTGGCACGCAAAGAAAAGACAATAAGGAAATTCTGTTTGATATGAAGGAGCAGCAG GTTCAACCTGGGAATCTTCAAGAGGCAGCTTTTCTTAATGCTGTTGTGAAG GTTTACTGCACCCATACTGCCCCAGATTATTCCCTTCCTTGGCAAAAACAAAGACAGTTTACAAGTACTGGAAG TGCTTTTATGATCGGGGATGGGAAACTTCTGACAAATGCACATTGTGTTGAACATGATACACAG GTAAAAGTGAAGAGAAGGGGAGATGATACAAAATATGTTGCTAAG GTTTTAGCAAGGGGTGTTGATTGTGACATAGCTCTGCTTTCAGTAGAAAGTAAGGAATTTTGGGAAGGAGCAGAACCACTCAATTTTGGGCACTTGCCACGTCTTCAG GAAGCAGTAACTGTTGTAGGATATCCCCTTGGAGGAGACACCATATCAGTGACAAAGGGAGTAGTATCACGTATAGAG GTTACATCATATGCACATGGATCATCTGATTTGTTGGGAATTCAAATTGATGCGGCAATAAATCCTG GTAATAGTGGTGGTCCTGCATTCAATGATCAGGGGGAGTGCATTGGGGTGGCTTTTCAG GTTTACAGATCTGAAGAGGCTGAGAATATTGGATATGTAATTCCAACTACGGTTGTGTCTCATTTTCTGAATGACTATGAAAGGCATGGGAAATACACTG GTTTCCCTTGTCTTggcgtcttgttgcaaaagttGGAGAATCCAGCCCTACGTGCATGCTTAAAAGTACAATCTAATGAG GGTGTACTGGTACGGAGAATTGAACCTACTTCTGATGCACATAGTGTCTTAAAGGAG GGGGACGTGATTGTAAGCTTCGATGATGTTCGAGTAGGATGTGAAGGAACAGTGCCGTTCAGAACAAATGAGCGCATTGCATTTCGCTACCTCATTAGTCAAAA ATTTGCTGGTGATGTGGCAGAACTTGGCATTATTAGAGCAGGAAACTTCATGAAAGTGCAAGTGGCTTTGAATCCACGAGTTCATTTG GTTCCCTATCATATTGATGGAGATCAGCCTTCTTATCTAATAATTGCTGGTTTTGTGTTTACCCCACTCTCGGAACCCCTGATAGA TGAGGAGTGTGAAGACTCTATAGGG TTGAAACTGCTGGCAAAGGCACATTATTCCTTGGCAAAGTTCAAAGGGGAGCAGATTGTGGTCTTATCACAG GTCTTGGCAAATGAAGTGAACATTGGATATGAGGATATGAGCAATCAGCAA GTTTTGAAATTCAATGGAACTCGAATAAAAAACATCCGTCACCTAGCACATCTTGTTGATT CAGCATGCAAGGATAAATATctagtttttgaatttgaagaCAATTATGTTGCTGTTTTGGAAAGGGAAACAGCTAGTGCTGCTTCCTCTAGTATTCTCAAAGGTTATGGGATTCCGTCAGAAAGATCTTCCGATCTGTTGGAGCCATATGTGGATTCATTGGGAGACAACCAAGCAATAGATCAGGATTTTGGTGACAGCCCAGTTTCAAATTTGCAAATTGGCATCGATGCACTCCTCTGGGCATAG
- the LOC115971259 gene encoding protease Do-like 2, chloroplastic isoform X2 — protein MAVTVAICCFSALSSTVKSRYSLAAAAASQHRFSTSRTSIGSISSNHSHSHSRTSSNPKNGSRSHREKEAVPQKKTPRRSSDERPCSYADGNSGKGNVGRFQSSAFKSFGTQRKDNKEILFDMKEQQVQPGNLQEAAFLNAVVKVYCTHTAPDYSLPWQKQRQFTSTGSAFMIGDGKLLTNAHCVEHDTQVKVKRRGDDTKYVAKVLARGVDCDIALLSVESKEFWEGAEPLNFGHLPRLQEAVTVVGYPLGGDTISVTKGVVSRIEVTSYAHGSSDLLGIQIDAAINPGNSGGPAFNDQGECIGVAFQVYRSEEAENIGYVIPTTVVSHFLNDYERHGKYTGFPCLGVLLQKLENPALRACLKVQSNEGVLVRRIEPTSDAHSVLKEGDVIVSFDDVRVGCEGTVPFRTNERIAFRYLISQKFAGDVAELGIIRAGNFMKVQVALNPRVHLVPYHIDGDQPSYLIIAGFVFTPLSEPLIDEECEDSIGLKLLAKAHYSLAKFKGEQIVVLSQVLANEVNIGYEDMSNQQVLKFNGTRIKNIRHLAHLVDSCKDKYLVFEFEDNYVAVLERETASAASSSILKGYGIPSERSSDLLEPYVDSLGDNQAIDQDFGDSPVSNLQIGIDALLWA, from the exons ATGGCCGTTACAGTTGCGATCTGCTGCTTCTCTGCGCTGAGCTCCACCGTTAAATCCCGTTACTCTCTTGCCGCCGCCGCCGCCTCCCAACACCGCTTCTCCACGTCGCGCACATCCATTGGCTCCATCTCTTCCAatcacagccacagccacagccgCACTTCTTCGAATCCCAAAAATGGCTCCCGCTCCCACAGAGAA AAAGAGGCTGTTCCCCAAAAGAAGACACCGAGAAGATCAAGTGATGAAAGGCCTTGTTCATATGCTGATGGAAATAGCGGTAAAGGGAATGTGGGACGTTTTCAATCATCAGCTTTTAAATCATTTGGCACGCAAAGAAAAGACAATAAGGAAATTCTGTTTGATATGAAGGAGCAGCAG GTTCAACCTGGGAATCTTCAAGAGGCAGCTTTTCTTAATGCTGTTGTGAAG GTTTACTGCACCCATACTGCCCCAGATTATTCCCTTCCTTGGCAAAAACAAAGACAGTTTACAAGTACTGGAAG TGCTTTTATGATCGGGGATGGGAAACTTCTGACAAATGCACATTGTGTTGAACATGATACACAG GTAAAAGTGAAGAGAAGGGGAGATGATACAAAATATGTTGCTAAG GTTTTAGCAAGGGGTGTTGATTGTGACATAGCTCTGCTTTCAGTAGAAAGTAAGGAATTTTGGGAAGGAGCAGAACCACTCAATTTTGGGCACTTGCCACGTCTTCAG GAAGCAGTAACTGTTGTAGGATATCCCCTTGGAGGAGACACCATATCAGTGACAAAGGGAGTAGTATCACGTATAGAG GTTACATCATATGCACATGGATCATCTGATTTGTTGGGAATTCAAATTGATGCGGCAATAAATCCTG GTAATAGTGGTGGTCCTGCATTCAATGATCAGGGGGAGTGCATTGGGGTGGCTTTTCAG GTTTACAGATCTGAAGAGGCTGAGAATATTGGATATGTAATTCCAACTACGGTTGTGTCTCATTTTCTGAATGACTATGAAAGGCATGGGAAATACACTG GTTTCCCTTGTCTTggcgtcttgttgcaaaagttGGAGAATCCAGCCCTACGTGCATGCTTAAAAGTACAATCTAATGAG GGTGTACTGGTACGGAGAATTGAACCTACTTCTGATGCACATAGTGTCTTAAAGGAG GGGGACGTGATTGTAAGCTTCGATGATGTTCGAGTAGGATGTGAAGGAACAGTGCCGTTCAGAACAAATGAGCGCATTGCATTTCGCTACCTCATTAGTCAAAA ATTTGCTGGTGATGTGGCAGAACTTGGCATTATTAGAGCAGGAAACTTCATGAAAGTGCAAGTGGCTTTGAATCCACGAGTTCATTTG GTTCCCTATCATATTGATGGAGATCAGCCTTCTTATCTAATAATTGCTGGTTTTGTGTTTACCCCACTCTCGGAACCCCTGATAGA TGAGGAGTGTGAAGACTCTATAGGG TTGAAACTGCTGGCAAAGGCACATTATTCCTTGGCAAAGTTCAAAGGGGAGCAGATTGTGGTCTTATCACAG GTCTTGGCAAATGAAGTGAACATTGGATATGAGGATATGAGCAATCAGCAA GTTTTGAAATTCAATGGAACTCGAATAAAAAACATCCGTCACCTAGCACATCTTGTTGATT CATGCAAGGATAAATATctagtttttgaatttgaagaCAATTATGTTGCTGTTTTGGAAAGGGAAACAGCTAGTGCTGCTTCCTCTAGTATTCTCAAAGGTTATGGGATTCCGTCAGAAAGATCTTCCGATCTGTTGGAGCCATATGTGGATTCATTGGGAGACAACCAAGCAATAGATCAGGATTTTGGTGACAGCCCAGTTTCAAATTTGCAAATTGGCATCGATGCACTCCTCTGGGCATAG
- the LOC115969858 gene encoding probable indole-3-pyruvate monooxygenase YUCCA10, whose amino-acid sequence MQEQVAIIVGAGTSGLAIAACLSQQSIPYIILEREDCIASLWKKYSYDRLHLHLAKELCELPYMSFPASYPKYVPKNMFTQYLDDYVSHFKISPMYQRNVESAEYNEVSKRWFVKARNASSGEVEIYCAKFLVVATGETTNPYIPEVEGLNTFTGEVLHSTQFKSGKDFKNKNVLVVGSGNSGMEIALDLANHGAKTSIIIRSPIHILSREMMDFARILVKYLKPSLLDSLVVMLSKLVYGDLTKYGIRRPTEGPFYMKRMYGKYPLIDVGTCKKIKSGEIQVLPAEILNIRGNDIIFKNGKSHSFDTIVFCTGFKRSTNLWLKGDDYLLNENGLAKPNNPNHWKGKNGLYCVGLLQRGFYGASTEAQNIANDIKSII is encoded by the exons atgcaggaaCAAGTGGCAATAATAGTTGGAGCGGGCACCTCTGGGCTCGCTATAGCTGCTTGCCTAAGCCAGCAATCAATCCCATACATAATACTTGAGAGAGAAGACTGTATTGCTTCTCTATGGAAGAAATACTCCTATGACCGTCTTCACCTCCACCTTGCAAAGGAACTTTGTGAACTCCCTTACATGTCTTTCCCTGCCTCTTATCCCAAATACGTGCCCAAAAACATGTTCACACAATACTTGGATGACTATGTCTCCCATTTCAAGATTAGTCCTATGTACCAAAGGAATGTGGAGTCTGCTGAGTACAATGAAGTTTCCAAGAGATGGTTTGTGAAGGCTAGGAATGCAAGTTCAGGTGAGGTTGAGATATATTGTGCAAAGTTTTTAGTGGTAGCCACTGGGGAAACAACCAACCCTTATATCCCAGAGGTTGAAGGATTAAACACTTTCACCGGTGAGGTTCTTCATTCTACTCAGTTTAAATCAGGGAAggatttcaaaaacaagaatgtTTTGGTTGTTGGGTCTGGAAATTCTGGCATGGAGATTGCTTTAGACCTTGCAAATCATGGTGCCAAAACTTCCATTATTATTCGAAGTCCG ATTCATATTCTCTCACGAGAGATGATGGACTTTGCCAGAATTTTAGTGAAGTATTTAAAGCCTAGTTTGTTGGACTCCTTGGTGGTCATGCTTAGCAAGCTGGTTTATGGGGACTTGACTAAGTATGGGATAAGAAGGCCTACAGAGGGTCCTTTCTATATGAAAAGAATGTATGGCAAGTATCCTCTTATTGATGTGGGTACCTGTAAAAAGATCAAGTCCGGAGAAATTCAG GTATTGCCCGCAGAAATACTAAACATAAGAGGCAATGACATAATATTCAAGAACGGAAAGTCACATTCATTCGACACAATTGTTTTTTGTACTGGATTCAAGAGGTCAACAAACTTGTGGCTTAAG GGGGATGATTATCTTTTGAATGAGAACGGGCTTGCAAAGCCCAATAATCCTAACCATTGGAAGGGAAAGAATGGGTTATACTGCGTTGGGCTACTTCAAAGAGGGTTTTATGGAGCTAGCACTGAAGCCCAAAACATAGCCAATGATATTAAGTCTATTATTTAA